From the genome of Candidatus Nealsonbacteria bacterium, one region includes:
- the argS gene encoding arginine--tRNA ligase translates to MIQENIKKIIENSIKKIGKRDFLSNLKITIDIPKESTHGDFSVNVALVLAKMAKEDPMDIANSLVEAAREIKGIEIERIEALAPGFINFFLSEKFLEQEINLILKKGSSYGSSQVGKGKTMVIDYSAPNIAKSFGIGHLRSTIIGQAIYNIYSFLGWNCVGVNHLGDWGTQFGKLIYQIKNQVLMGSSDPDKSLNDLTISELESLYVGFHKEAEISPKLEDRAREEFKKLESGDLEATKIWKACVDISIREFNRIYDLLGVKIEHSIGESFYVEMTKEIVKELKDKNILKESQGALVVEFPNEEFPSLVAIKSDRTSTYIVRDLATIRYRIDKWKPDLIAYEVGVDQSLHFKQLFKIVDMLGWEQKETFVHISHGLVRWPHGKFSTRRGDTVHLEDILEESIERSLKIIESVEDFSAEEKEEISRFVGVGAVKYNDLSQHHSKDILFDWEKILNLKGNSGPYLQYTFARCKGVLRKLEEESLVKDISLVDINEDEKNILRLIRLFPMIVEEAGKEFSPNIICNFLFDLSQKYNLFYNRHPIIKAQGDEKKKLRIVITTAVAQVINNGLNLLGIEAPEKM, encoded by the coding sequence ATGATTCAAGAAAATATCAAGAAAATAATTGAAAATTCAATCAAAAAGATTGGAAAAAGGGACTTTTTGTCTAATCTTAAAATCACAATTGATATACCAAAAGAAAGTACCCACGGTGATTTTTCTGTAAATGTAGCACTTGTTTTAGCTAAAATGGCCAAAGAGGATCCAATGGATATTGCCAATAGTTTAGTTGAAGCAGCCAGAGAAATAAAGGGAATTGAAATTGAACGAATAGAAGCATTGGCTCCAGGCTTCATTAATTTTTTCCTTTCAGAAAAATTCCTAGAACAAGAAATTAATCTTATTTTAAAAAAAGGATCTTCTTATGGATCAAGTCAAGTCGGGAAAGGCAAGACTATGGTAATAGATTATTCTGCTCCCAATATTGCTAAATCATTTGGTATTGGTCATTTAAGGTCTACGATAATTGGACAGGCAATTTATAATATATATAGTTTTTTGGGCTGGAATTGTGTAGGTGTTAATCATTTGGGTGACTGGGGAACTCAATTTGGTAAGTTAATTTATCAAATTAAAAATCAAGTATTAATGGGATCATCAGATCCGGATAAAAGTCTTAACGATTTAACTATTAGCGAGCTTGAATCCTTGTATGTTGGATTTCATAAAGAAGCAGAGATAAGTCCTAAGCTAGAAGATAGAGCTAGGGAGGAATTTAAGAAATTAGAGTCCGGTGACTTAGAAGCAACAAAGATATGGAAAGCATGTGTTGATATAAGTATTAGAGAATTTAACCGAATATATGATCTTTTAGGGGTAAAAATTGAGCATTCAATTGGTGAGAGCTTCTATGTAGAAATGACTAAGGAAATAGTTAAAGAATTAAAAGACAAGAATATATTGAAAGAGAGCCAAGGAGCTTTAGTGGTAGAATTTCCTAACGAAGAATTTCCTTCTTTAGTGGCGATAAAATCTGACCGAACAAGTACTTATATTGTAAGAGATTTAGCTACGATAAGGTATAGGATTGATAAATGGAAACCTGATTTAATTGCTTATGAAGTCGGTGTCGATCAATCCCTTCACTTTAAACAACTTTTTAAAATAGTTGATATGTTAGGCTGGGAGCAGAAAGAAACCTTTGTCCATATTTCACATGGCCTAGTCCGATGGCCACATGGTAAGTTCTCAACCAGAAGAGGGGATACAGTACATTTAGAAGACATACTTGAAGAATCTATTGAGAGATCTCTTAAGATTATTGAAAGCGTTGAAGACTTTTCAGCTGAAGAAAAAGAAGAGATATCCAGGTTTGTTGGAGTTGGGGCAGTAAAGTACAATGATCTTTCTCAACACCATTCAAAAGATATTCTTTTTGATTGGGAGAAAATACTTAATCTAAAGGGTAATTCTGGCCCATACTTACAATATACTTTTGCTCGTTGTAAGGGAGTTTTAAGAAAATTAGAAGAGGAGTCTTTGGTTAAAGATATTTCCTTGGTAGATATAAATGAAGATGAGAAAAATATTTTAAGGCTGATTCGTCTCTTTCCAATGATTGTTGAGGAGGCCGGAAAAGAATTTTCCCCTAATATTATTTGTAATTTCCTTTTTGATTTATCTCAGAAATATAATCTTTTCTATAATCGCCATCCAATCATCAAAGCTCAAGGTGACGAAAAAAAGAAGTTACGAATTGTTATTACCACAGCAGTAGCTCAAGTGATAAATAACGGGTTAAATCTTTTAGGGATTGAAGCTCCTGAAAAAATGTAA
- the smpB gene encoding SsrA-binding protein SmpB, protein MMSALAENKKAYFDYEILEKIEAGIILNGQEVKSIKLGRINLKGTYVVPKDNEIHLIGSHIPPYQPKNVTDYDPDRKRKLLFKKKEMNYLIGKSKEKGLTLLPLKVYTRKGIIKVEVGIARGKRKADKREKIKKRDIDRDLQRSLKS, encoded by the coding sequence ATTATGAGCGCACTAGCTGAAAATAAAAAAGCATATTTTGACTACGAGATCCTAGAAAAGATTGAGGCTGGGATTATTTTGAATGGACAAGAAGTGAAATCAATTAAACTAGGACGCATAAACTTAAAGGGCACTTATGTTGTACCTAAAGATAATGAAATTCACTTAATAGGCAGCCATATTCCACCCTATCAACCTAAAAATGTGACTGACTATGATCCAGACAGAAAAAGAAAACTTCTTTTCAAAAAAAAGGAGATGAATTATCTTATCGGAAAATCAAAGGAAAAAGGCTTGACTTTACTCCCATTGAAAGTATATACTAGGAAAGGCATAATAAAGGTTGAAGTCGGAATCGCTAGAGGAAAGAGAAAGGCAGATAAGCGAGAGAAGATCAAGAAAAGAGATATAGATCGCGATCTTCAAAGATCTTTAAAATCATAG
- the infC gene encoding translation initiation factor IF-3: MKSNIKKVPINNQIRASKVRVVDNDGKQMGVFPLFEAVDIARKRGLDLVQVTEKVDPPVCRITDYGKFVYWEKKKEKEKHVKSASSEFKGIRLKFGISSHDMEVKARSAVKFLNKGNKVRIELPLRGRQKSLADFAKEKITSFLEILEKEVPFKVERELKQEGRGLMLVIAKIDK, encoded by the coding sequence ATTAAAAGTAATATAAAAAAAGTACCGATCAATAATCAAATAAGAGCTTCCAAAGTTAGAGTCGTTGATAACGATGGTAAACAAATGGGAGTCTTTCCCCTTTTTGAGGCAGTAGATATAGCTCGCAAAAGAGGACTTGACCTAGTTCAGGTTACGGAAAAAGTCGATCCACCGGTTTGCAGGATCACTGATTACGGTAAATTTGTTTACTGGGAAAAAAAGAAAGAAAAGGAAAAGCATGTTAAAAGTGCAAGTAGTGAATTTAAGGGAATTAGATTAAAGTTCGGAATATCTTCACATGACATGGAGGTCAAAGCAAGGTCCGCAGTAAAATTTCTAAATAAAGGGAACAAAGTAAGGATAGAGTTACCATTGCGAGGTCGTCAAAAAAGCTTAGCCGACTTTGCAAAAGAAAAGATAACATCTTTTTTAGAAATATTAGAAAAAGAAGTTCCTTTCAAAGTAGAAAGAGAGCTTAAGCAAGAAGGTAGAGGCTTGATGTTAGTAATCGCAAAAATTGATAAATAG
- a CDS encoding 50S ribosomal protein L35 — MKKTRKSITKRFKITKNGKVLRRAVGTNHYLCKNDGKQTRQNKKWIELLKVDAKKIKSLLK; from the coding sequence ATGAAAAAAACAAGAAAATCAATAACAAAAAGGTTCAAAATTACCAAAAACGGAAAAGTTTTAAGAAGAGCTGTTGGAACCAATCATTATCTTTGCAAAAATGATGGAAAGCAAACAAGGCAAAACAAAAAGTGGATTGAGCTTCTAAAGGTAGATGCCAAGAAAATTAAAAGTTTGTTAAAATAA
- the rplT gene encoding 50S ribosomal protein L20 produces MARVKRGKSAHKKRKNILQHVKGFRWGRKSKFKQAKEALAHAWTYAFRDRKAKKREFRKLWQIRIGSACQKEGMSYSSFIHKLKSKNIELDRKVLSQLAESNPDVFTKIAEEVKK; encoded by the coding sequence ATGGCTAGAGTCAAGAGGGGTAAATCAGCCCACAAAAAAAGAAAAAACATACTTCAGCACGTAAAAGGATTCCGCTGGGGAAGAAAGTCTAAATTTAAGCAAGCTAAAGAAGCTTTAGCTCATGCTTGGACATATGCATTCAGAGATAGGAAAGCAAAAAAGAGAGAGTTCAGAAAACTTTGGCAGATAAGAATTGGATCGGCTTGCCAAAAAGAAGGAATGAGTTATAGTAGCTTTATCCACAAGCTAAAAAGTAAAAACATTGAATTAGACAGAAAAGTATTATCTCAACTAGCCGAAAGTAATCCAGATGTTTTTACCAAAATTGCCGAGGAAGTAAAAAAATAA
- a CDS encoding CapA family protein — protein MRYLLLLIIILSTLAIAPNRLEKSEIEQVEIEKEEIILLFVGDIMLNRGVEYYIKRNNDWRWPFLQVADFLNEADVVFGNLESVISDKGHNVGSIYSFRADPKSMEGLIYSGFNIVSVANNHSFDYTGKAFSDSLSRLKEAEILYTGGGYSKDEAYSPTIKELKGTKIGFLGYTSLGSPSWEATSNSPGIAWIDIHRIDKLRNEVASAKNKVDFLIVSFHFGEEYQKKPSNEQVTMAEAAIDSGANLIIGHHPHVLQPLVEYKDGWIAYSLGNFIFDQYFSEETTSAAILKVVIKGKTIKSVEMIPTKINNSYQVTILGQ, from the coding sequence ATGAGATACCTTTTATTATTAATAATCATTCTTTCCACTTTAGCCATCGCTCCTAATAGATTAGAAAAAAGTGAAATTGAGCAAGTAGAGATAGAAAAAGAAGAAATCATTCTTCTTTTCGTTGGAGATATAATGCTTAATCGAGGTGTAGAATATTATATAAAAAGAAATAATGATTGGAGGTGGCCATTTCTTCAAGTAGCTGATTTCCTCAATGAAGCAGATGTTGTCTTTGGCAATTTAGAAAGTGTAATCTCGGATAAGGGTCATAATGTCGGAAGTATTTATTCATTTAGGGCTGATCCTAAATCAATGGAAGGGTTAATTTATTCAGGATTTAATATTGTTTCAGTAGCAAACAATCATAGCTTTGACTACACAGGAAAAGCCTTTAGTGATTCTCTTTCGAGACTAAAAGAGGCCGAGATACTATATACCGGTGGTGGATATTCCAAGGATGAAGCCTACTCCCCCACTATCAAAGAATTAAAAGGAACAAAGATAGGCTTTTTAGGATATACTTCTCTTGGCTCTCCCTCATGGGAAGCAACTAGTAATTCTCCAGGAATTGCTTGGATAGATATCCATCGAATTGATAAATTAAGAAATGAAGTAGCTAGTGCAAAAAATAAAGTTGATTTTCTAATAGTTTCATTTCATTTTGGCGAAGAATATCAAAAAAAACCAAGCAATGAACAAGTAACCATGGCAGAAGCCGCAATAGATAGTGGGGCTAATCTAATAATTGGCCACCATCCCCACGTTCTTCAGCCTTTAGTGGAATACAAGGATGGATGGATTGCCTATAGTCTTGGTAATTTTATCTTTGACCAATATTTCTCAGAAGAAACAACAAGCGCAGCTATATTGAAGGTAGTCATTAAAGGTAAAACAATTAAAAGCGTAGAAATGATACCAACTAAAATAAATAACTCTTATCAAGTTACAATATTAGGTCAATAA
- a CDS encoding tryptophan-rich sensory protein encodes MIKSFNFKIFIISLFIIFGSAFFFFSIVWNILFFLIAISFYLAWTSADTKIKRTNVAFVFSLNLFLNILWSLLSFEMQDPYLSFFNLITLWFSIVMMIVVIAKINRLAAYLLIPYLIWVSFVGVSNYISIINALALSHLFFTGAFLLT; translated from the coding sequence ATGATAAAAAGTTTTAATTTTAAGATTTTTATCATATCTTTGTTTATTATTTTTGGCTCAGCTTTCTTTTTCTTTTCAATAGTCTGGAATATTTTGTTTTTCTTAATAGCCATTTCTTTTTATCTTGCCTGGACATCCGCCGATACCAAGATTAAAAGGACTAACGTTGCTTTTGTTTTTAGTCTTAATCTTTTCTTAAATATCCTATGGAGTCTTTTGTCTTTCGAAATGCAAGATCCCTATTTATCATTTTTTAATTTAATCACGCTTTGGTTCTCAATAGTTATGATGATTGTAGTTATTGCAAAGATTAACAGACTCGCAGCTTATCTTTTAATTCCTTATCTTATCTGGGTCAGTTTCGTTGGAGTGTCAAATTATATTTCAATAATCAATGCTCTTGCATTGTCTCATTTGTTTTTTACAGGGGCTTTTTTATTGACCTAA
- a CDS encoding superoxide dismutase, translating into MRSKIIFKTMKKYSLPELNYSYTDLDPYISEEQLQIHHQKHHQAYVSGANLILEKINKSRIDGVEIDIKSTLKSLAFNIGGHSLHSLFWENIMPAGEGDPKPSGKLKEMIENDFGSFDNFKKEFSASSLSVEGSGWSALIYDKEIDQLLIMQIEKHGNNTYPGAKILMVLDLFEHAYYLDYKNERAKFIDSFWKIVNWEVVSKRLNK; encoded by the coding sequence ATGAGAAGTAAAATAATATTTAAAACTATGAAAAAATATTCTCTACCCGAATTAAATTATTCTTATACCGATTTAGATCCCTATATATCTGAAGAACAACTACAGATACATCACCAAAAACACCATCAAGCTTACGTCTCTGGAGCCAACTTGATTTTAGAAAAAATCAATAAATCAAGAATAGATGGAGTTGAAATTGATATAAAATCAACCCTTAAGTCATTAGCTTTTAACATCGGTGGTCATTCTCTCCACTCTCTTTTTTGGGAGAACATTATGCCTGCTGGAGAAGGGGATCCTAAACCAAGCGGGAAGTTAAAAGAAATGATTGAAAATGATTTTGGCAGTTTTGATAATTTCAAGAAAGAATTCTCTGCGTCATCTTTGTCAGTTGAGGGGTCAGGATGGTCTGCATTAATATATGATAAAGAAATTGATCAATTACTTATTATGCAGATTGAGAAACATGGCAATAATACTTATCCGGGCGCTAAGATATTGATGGTGCTTGATCTATTTGAGCACGCTTATTATTTAGATTATAAAAATGAAAGGGCAAAATTTATTGACTCATTTTGGAAGATAGTAAATTGGGAGGTAGTTAGTAAAAGATTAAATAAATAA
- a CDS encoding L-lactate dehydrogenase, with protein MKNKITIIGAGFVGSTTAYSLIAANITEEIAIIDINKKLAISQVMDLQHSVPFWGYTKVKVGSYKDVSDSKIVIICCGAKQKPGESRLDLVKKNSAIIEDVAVQVFKNNPNVIVLMVTNPVDVLTYLTIKKFPKNKKRIIGTGTILDSARFRFLLGQYLNVNPQSVHAYIVGEHGDSEVPLWSTASIGNTLVRKFKQISPEIKKDIFQKAKNAAYAIIEGKQATYYAIAAGTTQIVESILFDKKRVLPISYYLEGEYGIKDVCLSLPVVLGRDGVIERLEIDIDAEEKRLLKESARKIKKVANSLSE; from the coding sequence ATGAAAAATAAAATAACAATAATTGGGGCAGGGTTTGTAGGTAGTACAACTGCTTATAGTTTAATTGCCGCCAATATCACCGAAGAAATAGCAATAATAGATATTAATAAGAAACTAGCTATTTCTCAAGTTATGGATCTTCAGCACTCAGTCCCTTTCTGGGGTTACACAAAGGTGAAGGTGGGTAGTTATAAAGATGTATCAGATAGTAAGATAGTAATTATTTGTTGTGGGGCAAAACAAAAGCCAGGAGAGAGTAGGCTAGATTTGGTTAAGAAAAATTCGGCTATAATTGAAGATGTAGCAGTTCAAGTTTTTAAAAACAATCCAAATGTCATTGTTTTAATGGTAACAAATCCAGTTGATGTTTTAACTTATCTTACAATCAAGAAATTTCCTAAGAATAAAAAAAGAATAATTGGAACCGGTACCATTCTCGATTCGGCTCGTTTCAGGTTTCTATTAGGTCAATATTTAAATGTTAATCCTCAAAGTGTCCATGCTTATATAGTAGGGGAACATGGAGATAGCGAAGTTCCTCTTTGGAGCACAGCGAGCATTGGAAATACATTAGTTAGGAAATTTAAACAAATATCACCAGAAATTAAAAAAGATATTTTTCAGAAAGCTAAAAATGCAGCCTATGCAATAATTGAGGGAAAGCAAGCGACCTATTATGCTATAGCAGCTGGAACGACCCAGATTGTTGAGAGTATATTATTTGATAAAAAACGTGTTCTTCCAATATCCTATTATCTTGAAGGAGAGTATGGAATTAAAGATGTTTGCTTGAGCTTGCCAGTTGTCTTGGGTAGAGATGGGGTAATAGAAAGATTGGAAATAGACATTGATGCTGAAGAAAAGAGGCTTTTAAAAGAATCGGCAAGAAAGATTAAAAAGGTTGCAAATTCTTTAAGTGAATAA
- a CDS encoding AAA family ATPase has product MRIKQLEVNRYKSIEDPILINNFSNLHILVGPNNAGKTNVLDAINIFFDQSLDKERFADRKASMKITIEKDGQEYALEYFGPPFNDQSETILKLKKHFVRIGDASLIYGLIPQELKYFAQNYPKKYREFSLTLRDYFKDVEISEELFVLSVHAEEKKHRPLRRIGEGFKRLFVILFYFFHPEYNIILIDEPELHLHPSIIKKLLFILKEKDLQKQIFLTTHHPTFIQASCLQYVWRISKNKNESTVIHGLNSSNINADRFIQEINDDNSSMLFSDKVLLVEGISDKIFMQEILDRFYQKEKDIKVVYTGGKGTVDLYAKLCNIFNIPCAIMLDGDALYSPSLQKMKGINFIKKNISNKEKIKRLKDLEIFILERDLEYTFPKRYKRRETKPLNALFVSRRMTAQDLDGPRMRIIKEVMETI; this is encoded by the coding sequence ATGCGAATTAAACAATTAGAGGTAAATCGATATAAGAGTATTGAAGATCCGATATTAATTAATAATTTCTCTAATCTTCACATATTAGTTGGTCCAAATAATGCAGGTAAAACAAATGTTCTTGATGCAATTAATATTTTCTTTGATCAAAGTTTAGATAAAGAACGTTTTGCAGACCGAAAGGCTTCAATGAAAATTACTATAGAAAAAGACGGTCAAGAATATGCACTAGAATATTTTGGACCCCCGTTTAATGATCAAAGCGAGACCATATTAAAGCTAAAAAAACATTTCGTACGAATTGGAGATGCATCATTGATATACGGACTGATACCTCAAGAATTAAAATATTTTGCACAAAATTATCCCAAAAAATACAGGGAATTTTCTTTAACGCTTAGAGATTATTTTAAAGATGTTGAAATTAGTGAAGAGCTTTTCGTTTTAAGCGTTCATGCTGAAGAAAAAAAACATCGACCCCTAAGAAGAATAGGAGAAGGATTCAAGCGCCTTTTTGTAATACTTTTTTACTTCTTTCATCCAGAATACAATATTATACTCATTGATGAGCCCGAGCTTCATCTTCATCCCTCAATAATTAAAAAACTTCTTTTTATTCTTAAGGAAAAAGACTTACAAAAACAGATTTTCCTAACCACCCATCACCCAACATTTATTCAAGCAAGCTGCCTTCAATATGTATGGAGAATTTCAAAGAATAAAAATGAGAGCACGGTTATACACGGACTTAATAGCTCTAATATAAATGCAGATCGCTTTATTCAAGAAATAAATGACGACAATTCAAGTATGCTATTTTCAGACAAAGTTCTCCTCGTAGAAGGCATATCTGATAAAATATTTATGCAAGAGATATTGGACCGTTTTTATCAAAAGGAAAAAGACATAAAAGTAGTTTATACCGGAGGTAAAGGAACAGTTGATCTCTATGCTAAACTCTGTAATATCTTTAATATTCCCTGCGCTATTATGCTAGATGGTGATGCACTATACTCACCATCGCTTCAAAAAATGAAAGGTATTAATTTTATAAAGAAAAATATTTCAAATAAAGAAAAAATTAAAAGACTAAAAGACCTCGAGATATTTATTCTAGAAAGAGACCTAGAGTATACCTTTCCCAAGAGATACAAAAGAAGAGAGACTAAACCGCTAAATGCGCTTTTCGTATCTCGTAGAATGACAGCTCAAGATCTTGATGGTCCAAGAATGAGAATTATAAAAGAAGTCATGGAAACAATCTAG